Proteins co-encoded in one Paracrocinitomix mangrovi genomic window:
- the miaB gene encoding tRNA (N6-isopentenyl adenosine(37)-C2)-methylthiotransferase MiaB → MSIEEKVIDESIQGQATMVENKSGSGKKLYLESYGCQMNFSDSEIIASILSENGYATTRNVDEADVILMNTCSIRENAEQRVRNKLSQHNKRKKQNPGLVIGILGCMAERLKKDLLEQEKLVDLVAGPDAYRDLPNLISDVGGGQKAVNVLLSREETYADISPVRLDKGGVTAFISIMRGCDNMCSFCVVPFTRGRERSRDPESIVQEAKDLFERGYREVTLLGQNVDSYRWNITKKGEIIDPEKEVVNFAMLLEKVALVNPLLRVRFSTSHPKDMTDDVLITMAKHRNICDYIHLPVQSGNNEVLKRMNRGYSVEWYKDRLDAIRRIIPEAFISTDIITGFCGETEEQHQDTMELMKYAKYEFAYMFFYSERPKTLAERKFEDDIPEDIKKRRLNEVQELQVELSFDAHKRTIGKVCEVLIEGLSKRSEDFLVGRNSQNLTVILPRENHKPGDYVNVLIEDCTSATATGVVVND, encoded by the coding sequence ATGTCAATAGAGGAAAAAGTAATAGACGAGAGCATACAAGGACAAGCAACCATGGTAGAGAATAAGAGCGGATCAGGAAAAAAGCTCTACTTAGAGAGTTATGGTTGTCAAATGAATTTTTCAGACAGTGAGATTATCGCATCCATCCTTTCAGAAAATGGATACGCCACTACAAGAAATGTAGACGAAGCAGATGTAATTCTTATGAATACCTGCTCTATTAGGGAAAACGCCGAGCAAAGAGTTAGAAATAAATTATCTCAACACAATAAAAGAAAAAAACAAAATCCAGGATTAGTCATTGGGATATTAGGCTGCATGGCAGAAAGATTAAAAAAAGATCTTTTAGAACAAGAGAAGTTAGTTGATCTGGTAGCAGGACCTGATGCATACAGAGATTTACCCAATTTAATCTCAGATGTTGGAGGAGGACAAAAAGCCGTAAATGTGCTTCTATCAAGAGAGGAGACATATGCAGACATTTCTCCTGTAAGACTTGATAAAGGAGGAGTTACCGCTTTCATTTCAATTATGAGAGGATGCGATAATATGTGCTCTTTTTGTGTTGTGCCATTTACAAGGGGAAGAGAAAGAAGCAGAGATCCTGAATCTATAGTACAAGAAGCAAAAGATTTGTTTGAAAGAGGATACAGAGAGGTAACCTTGCTAGGTCAAAATGTAGACAGCTACAGATGGAACATTACAAAAAAGGGAGAGATAATAGATCCTGAGAAAGAAGTAGTAAACTTTGCTATGCTTTTGGAAAAAGTAGCATTGGTCAATCCTTTATTACGTGTGAGATTCTCTACTTCTCATCCAAAAGATATGACAGATGATGTTTTGATCACAATGGCAAAACACCGCAATATTTGTGATTACATTCATTTGCCGGTTCAATCAGGAAACAATGAGGTACTTAAAAGAATGAACAGAGGTTATTCAGTTGAGTGGTACAAGGATCGATTAGATGCAATCAGGAGAATAATTCCTGAAGCTTTTATATCAACAGATATAATTACGGGATTTTGTGGAGAAACAGAAGAACAACATCAAGATACAATGGAACTGATGAAGTATGCCAAATATGAATTTGCATATATGTTCTTTTATTCAGAAAGACCAAAAACTTTGGCAGAAAGAAAATTCGAAGACGATATACCGGAAGACATTAAAAAACGTCGCTTAAATGAGGTACAGGAACTACAGGTAGAATTGTCATTTGACGCACATAAAAGAACAATTGGAAAAGTATGTGAAGTTTTAATTGAAGGTTTATCTAAAAGATCTGAAGACTTTTTAGTTGGACGTAATTCTCAAAATTTAACGGTCATATTACCAAGAGAGAATCACAAACCTGGTGATTATGTGAATGTTTTAATTGAAGACTGTACAAGTGCAACAGCAACTGGAGTTGTGGTAAATGATTAA
- a CDS encoding sigma-54 interaction domain-containing protein has translation MDVQQIKQRFGIIGDSPALNRALNVAAQVAPTDISVLITGESGTGKEVMPKIIHQLSSRKHGAYIAVNCGAIPEGTIDSELFGHEKGSFTGAHDQRKGYFEVADKGTIFLDEVAELPLPTQVRLLRVLETGEFIRVGSSKIIKTDVRVVAATNENMLKAVQSGKFREDLFYRLSTVPISLPPLRQRKDDVHLLFRKFVVDFSEKYRMPPIKLTDDAVHMLVNYNWPGNIRQLKNITEQISVIESERIITGEILHNYLPDYTANNLPVLASKEKNDFSERDLLYKVLFDMKKDLTELKKLVIDILQSGGGSNISSEDKNAIIKRLYSDISEGGESKLELPVSINKTSPEIEETATFHDNFEDHIEVEESLSLEDREKELIQKALEKHRGKRKYAAQDLGISERTLYRKIKEYGLK, from the coding sequence ATGGACGTACAACAAATAAAACAACGTTTTGGTATAATTGGAGATTCTCCTGCACTCAACAGAGCGTTGAATGTAGCCGCACAAGTAGCTCCTACAGACATTAGTGTTTTAATTACTGGTGAAAGTGGAACCGGTAAAGAGGTTATGCCAAAAATAATCCATCAATTAAGTAGTAGAAAACACGGTGCATATATTGCTGTTAACTGTGGTGCCATACCTGAGGGGACAATAGATAGTGAACTTTTTGGACATGAGAAAGGATCATTTACAGGAGCTCATGACCAAAGAAAAGGGTATTTTGAAGTAGCCGATAAAGGAACCATCTTCTTAGATGAAGTTGCAGAACTTCCATTGCCAACACAGGTTAGATTGCTGAGAGTACTTGAAACCGGAGAATTTATCCGTGTTGGTTCTTCAAAAATCATTAAAACAGATGTTAGGGTTGTGGCTGCCACCAATGAAAACATGTTGAAAGCGGTACAGTCAGGAAAATTTAGGGAAGACTTATTTTACAGATTGAGTACAGTTCCAATTTCTTTACCTCCTTTGAGACAAAGAAAGGATGACGTCCACTTACTGTTCAGAAAATTTGTGGTTGACTTCAGTGAAAAATATAGAATGCCTCCAATAAAATTAACAGATGATGCGGTACATATGCTTGTTAATTACAATTGGCCGGGAAATATCAGACAATTGAAAAATATTACTGAACAAATTTCAGTAATTGAAAGTGAAAGAATCATTACAGGAGAAATTCTGCACAACTACTTGCCTGATTATACTGCGAACAATTTACCTGTTTTAGCATCCAAAGAAAAAAATGATTTTAGCGAGAGAGACCTACTCTATAAGGTGCTCTTTGATATGAAAAAGGATTTAACAGAACTTAAAAAACTGGTCATTGATATACTTCAATCCGGAGGAGGAAGCAACATCTCATCTGAAGATAAAAATGCCATTATCAAAAGACTATATTCTGATATTTCTGAAGGAGGAGAGAGTAAACTTGAATTACCTGTAAGCATCAATAAAACAAGTCCGGAAATTGAAGAAACAGCAACTTTCCACGACAATTTTGAAGACCACATTGAAGTTGAGGAGTCTCTATCTCTTGAGGATCGTGAAAAAGAGTTAATCCAAAAAGCGCTAGAAAAGCATAGAGGCAAGCGAAAGTATGCAGCTCAGGATCTAGGTATATCTGAAAGAACTTTATACAGAAAAATAAAGGAGTACGGTTTAAAATAG
- the lptE gene encoding LPS assembly lipoprotein LptE has translation MKKLLYIFTFIALSSCEVQYSMLDTTIKADTFSVAIFEEQAANAPAGYGINFTEFLRNYIVSRSKLKLKSDEADIEISGKIVNYYTAPISVQSDQQAANNRLTIAVEVSVINNKDEKESFEKRFSQFSDYDATFDLSSVEDELLRDINDKLSQDILMQLSSNW, from the coding sequence ATGAAAAAGCTGTTATACATATTTACATTTATCGCATTATCTTCTTGTGAAGTTCAGTACTCTATGCTTGACACAACTATTAAAGCAGATACTTTTTCAGTTGCTATTTTTGAAGAACAAGCAGCAAATGCTCCTGCAGGATACGGTATAAACTTTACTGAATTTTTAAGAAATTATATTGTCTCAAGAAGCAAACTTAAATTGAAGAGTGACGAAGCCGATATTGAGATTTCGGGTAAGATTGTAAACTACTATACAGCTCCTATATCAGTTCAATCTGATCAACAGGCAGCAAATAATAGATTGACAATCGCGGTTGAAGTCTCAGTTATCAATAATAAAGATGAAAAGGAAAGTTTTGAAAAAAGATTTTCGCAATTTTCAGATTATGACGCTACATTTGATTTAAGTTCTGTGGAAGATGAATTATTGAGAGATATCAATGATAAACTATCACAAGATATTTTAATGCAACTGTCATCCAATTGGTAA
- the groL gene encoding chaperonin GroEL (60 kDa chaperone family; promotes refolding of misfolded polypeptides especially under stressful conditions; forms two stacked rings of heptamers to form a barrel-shaped 14mer; ends can be capped by GroES; misfolded proteins enter the barrel where they are refolded when GroES binds) — translation MAKDIVFDIDARDRLKKGVDALANAVKSTLGPKGRNVIIDKKFGAPHVTKDGVTVAKEIELEDPIENMGAQMVKEVASKTADIAGDGTTTATVLAQAIITAGLKNVAAGANPMDLKRGIDKAVAAVVENLSKQSKEVGSDNDKIKQVATISANNDENIGSLIAEAMKAVGNEGVITVEEAKGTSTEVKTVEGMQFDRGYLSPYFVTDSEKMVAELENPFILIYDKKISNIQEILPILEPVAQSNRPLLIIAEDVDGQALATLVINKLKGGLKIAAVKAPGFGDRRKAMLEDIAILTGGTVISEERGFTLENATVEHLGTCEKVDIDKDNTTIVNGAGEKEMITQRVNQIKAQIDTTTSEYDKEKLQERLAKLSGGVAVLYVGAATEVEMKEKKDRVDDALSATRAAVEEGIVAGGGVALIRSIKAIEKVKGSNDDETTGIMIIKRAVEEPLRQIVANAGSEGAVIVQKVAEGKDDFGYNARTEKYENMFKAGVIDPTKVTRIAIENAASIASMLLTTEVVIADKPEDEPAMPMGGGMGGGMPMM, via the coding sequence ATGGCAAAAGATATTGTATTTGACATTGACGCTAGAGATAGATTAAAAAAAGGAGTTGACGCTCTTGCTAATGCAGTTAAATCTACGTTAGGACCAAAGGGAAGAAACGTAATTATCGATAAGAAATTTGGAGCACCACATGTAACTAAAGATGGAGTTACAGTAGCTAAAGAAATTGAACTAGAAGATCCTATTGAAAACATGGGAGCTCAAATGGTTAAAGAAGTTGCTTCAAAAACTGCAGATATTGCCGGAGACGGAACAACTACTGCAACAGTATTAGCTCAGGCTATTATCACTGCTGGGTTAAAAAATGTGGCTGCAGGAGCAAATCCAATGGATTTGAAAAGAGGAATTGACAAAGCTGTAGCAGCTGTTGTTGAAAATCTTTCAAAGCAATCAAAAGAAGTTGGATCTGACAATGATAAAATCAAACAAGTTGCAACAATTTCAGCTAACAATGATGAAAATATTGGATCATTGATTGCTGAGGCAATGAAAGCTGTAGGTAACGAAGGAGTAATTACTGTAGAAGAAGCAAAAGGAACATCAACTGAAGTTAAAACGGTTGAAGGTATGCAATTTGACAGAGGTTACTTATCACCATATTTCGTAACTGATTCTGAAAAGATGGTTGCTGAATTAGAGAATCCATTCATATTAATTTATGACAAGAAGATCTCTAATATTCAAGAGATTCTTCCAATTTTAGAGCCGGTTGCACAATCAAACAGACCATTATTGATTATTGCTGAAGATGTTGATGGTCAAGCGTTGGCGACTTTGGTAATTAACAAGCTTAAAGGAGGATTAAAAATTGCTGCGGTTAAGGCCCCAGGATTTGGAGACAGAAGAAAAGCAATGTTGGAAGACATAGCTATTTTAACCGGAGGAACTGTAATTTCTGAAGAAAGAGGATTTACCTTAGAAAATGCAACAGTTGAGCACTTAGGTACTTGTGAAAAAGTTGATATTGACAAAGACAATACAACAATAGTAAACGGTGCAGGAGAAAAAGAAATGATTACTCAAAGAGTAAATCAAATCAAAGCTCAAATTGACACTACGACTTCAGAATACGACAAAGAAAAGCTACAAGAAAGATTAGCGAAATTGTCAGGGGGAGTTGCTGTGTTATATGTTGGAGCAGCTACTGAGGTTGAAATGAAAGAAAAGAAAGACAGAGTTGATGATGCATTATCTGCAACAAGAGCTGCTGTTGAAGAAGGTATCGTTGCCGGAGGAGGTGTTGCATTAATTAGATCAATTAAAGCAATAGAAAAAGTAAAAGGAAGCAATGATGACGAAACTACTGGAATAATGATTATCAAAAGAGCTGTAGAAGAGCCTTTAAGACAAATCGTTGCTAATGCCGGTAGTGAAGGAGCTGTTATAGTTCAAAAGGTAGCAGAAGGAAAAGACGACTTTGGATACAATGCAAGAACTGAGAAGTACGAAAACATGTTCAAAGCAGGAGTAATTGATCCAACAAAAGTTACTAGAATTGCTATTGAAAATGCAGCATCTATTGCTTCAATGTTATTGACAACTGAAGTTGTAATTGCTGATAAACCAGAAGACGAACCAGCTATGCCTATGGGCGGTGGCATGGGAGGTGGAATGCCAATGATGTAA
- a CDS encoding glycosyltransferase family 2 protein, with product MDKKTVSLIIPCRNEEKFIYKVLENILEQDYPTDLIDVVIADGLSDDDTVNEIKRFQSDHPQLNLQLIENPDRIVPPALNKSIELSKGEIVIRLDAHSVYPANYVSRLVEELNKREDAWNVGGCWDTQPGADTKMAKAIVAATSHPAGIGNADYRLKGTDVKSVDTVPFGCFPREVFDKIGLFDTDLVRNQDDEFNARIIENGGKIYLIPELQIKYFARPNFSKMAKMFFQYGYFKPLVNKKRNKPATARQFAPPILVLSILCGWIPALFWTPFIFIYLAGLVLYIFGLLLVALTMSNSKGYKLLVWMAFFIIHFSYGWGYLRGILDFTALGVEKKGKTVNISR from the coding sequence ATGGATAAAAAAACAGTCTCACTTATTATACCCTGTAGAAATGAAGAAAAGTTTATCTACAAGGTTCTTGAGAATATCCTTGAGCAAGATTATCCAACTGATCTTATTGATGTTGTTATAGCGGATGGATTGAGTGATGATGACACAGTCAATGAAATTAAAAGGTTTCAATCGGATCACCCGCAACTCAATTTACAGTTAATTGAGAATCCTGATAGAATTGTGCCGCCCGCACTTAATAAAAGTATTGAACTCAGTAAAGGTGAAATTGTTATTAGATTGGATGCACATTCTGTTTATCCTGCCAATTATGTTTCAAGATTAGTGGAGGAATTAAATAAGAGAGAAGATGCATGGAATGTAGGAGGCTGTTGGGATACTCAACCAGGTGCAGATACTAAAATGGCAAAAGCAATCGTAGCGGCTACTTCACATCCTGCAGGAATCGGTAATGCTGATTACAGGTTAAAAGGAACAGATGTGAAATCGGTAGATACAGTGCCTTTTGGTTGTTTTCCTAGAGAGGTTTTTGATAAAATTGGTCTGTTTGATACAGATTTGGTTAGAAATCAAGATGATGAATTTAATGCAAGAATTATTGAAAATGGCGGTAAAATATATCTGATACCTGAACTTCAAATCAAATATTTTGCGAGACCAAATTTTAGTAAAATGGCCAAAATGTTTTTCCAATATGGCTATTTCAAACCTTTGGTAAATAAAAAGAGAAATAAACCGGCCACTGCTCGTCAATTTGCACCACCAATATTGGTATTGTCTATTCTTTGCGGCTGGATTCCGGCTTTGTTTTGGACACCATTTATCTTTATTTACCTGGCAGGCCTTGTATTGTACATATTTGGATTATTATTAGTTGCTTTAACTATGAGCAATTCAAAAGGATATAAGTTACTCGTTTGGATGGCTTTTTTCATAATTCATTTCAGCTATGGTTGGGGATATTTAAGAGGTATTCTTGATTTTACAGCACTCGGAGTTGAAAAGAAAGGGAAAACTGTCAACATTTCTCGTTAA
- the secG gene encoding preprotein translocase subunit SecG has protein sequence MDSLLTILVIIGCVGLILFVLIQNPKGGGLNSEFGSAVQLGGAKRATDILEKGTWGLAIGIALICLVWVKPANNSTENNGIQGDPDMEIQDNSGAGDNQNFTPTQIPGGGMPNGGGAPQ, from the coding sequence ATGGATTCATTGTTAACAATTTTAGTAATTATCGGTTGTGTAGGTTTGATCCTTTTTGTTTTAATACAAAACCCAAAAGGTGGAGGATTGAACTCGGAGTTTGGATCTGCAGTGCAGTTGGGTGGAGCGAAAAGAGCTACAGATATTTTAGAAAAAGGTACATGGGGATTAGCCATTGGTATTGCATTGATTTGTTTAGTTTGGGTAAAACCGGCGAATAACAGCACTGAAAACAATGGAATTCAAGGAGATCCGGACATGGAAATTCAGGATAATTCAGGAGCAGGTGATAATCAAAATTTCACTCCTACTCAAATACCTGGTGGCGGAATGCCAAATGGTGGAGGAGCTCCACAATAG
- a CDS encoding sugar transferase, whose amino-acid sequence MYFISKRIFDVLASFVVLIILMPILLIISILVLVSSPGGIFYKQVRVGKNGKEFGLLKFRSMRAGSDAKGQLTVGNDARVTGVGRFIRRFKLDEFPQLLNIIAGQMSIVGPRPEVPKYVALYNEKQQKVLSVLPGLTDIATIEYIKEQEILGKAENPEQTYIDEVMPAKLDLNLQYVEKANFWFDIYLIFKTIGRIFR is encoded by the coding sequence ATGTACTTTATATCCAAACGAATATTTGATGTCTTGGCATCTTTTGTAGTATTAATAATACTGATGCCGATTTTGTTAATTATATCAATACTTGTTTTGGTTAGCAGTCCTGGAGGAATTTTTTACAAGCAAGTTAGAGTGGGTAAGAATGGTAAAGAGTTCGGTCTTTTAAAATTTAGGTCCATGCGAGCAGGTTCAGATGCAAAGGGTCAATTAACTGTAGGTAATGATGCTCGAGTTACAGGTGTTGGTAGGTTTATTAGAAGATTTAAATTGGATGAATTTCCACAATTACTTAACATCATTGCTGGTCAAATGAGTATTGTAGGTCCACGTCCAGAAGTTCCTAAGTATGTTGCTTTGTATAATGAAAAACAACAAAAGGTTTTGAGTGTTTTACCTGGATTAACTGATATTGCTACCATTGAATACATCAAAGAACAAGAGATTCTTGGGAAGGCTGAAAATCCTGAACAAACATATATTGATGAAGTTATGCCTGCAAAGTTGGACCTTAATTTGCAATATGTTGAAAAAGCTAACTTTTGGTTTGACATTTATCTGATTTTTAAAACCATTGGTAGAATTTTTAGATAA
- a CDS encoding PID-CTERM protein-sorting domain-containing protein, translating to MNFKLQTLISKSFLVVATILFSAVLGFAQPPTVGPPGTPPTNPPAGAAGQPCWDAACIPIDGGMVFLLLAGALLGARLIYTLRFKNS from the coding sequence ATGAATTTCAAATTACAAACTTTGATAAGTAAGTCATTTTTAGTAGTGGCTACTATATTATTTAGTGCTGTTTTAGGCTTTGCACAGCCTCCAACAGTAGGACCTCCGGGTACACCCCCAACTAATCCGCCAGCCGGAGCTGCTGGTCAACCTTGTTGGGATGCTGCCTGTATTCCAATTGATGGAGGAATGGTGTTCTTATTGCTTGCTGGTGCTTTGCTTGGAGCTAGACTCATCTACACGCTTAGATTCAAAAATTCATAG
- a CDS encoding DegT/DnrJ/EryC1/StrS family aminotransferase: MLKFSPPRLDQTTVDAVSEVLLSGWITTGPKTKQFEKEISDYVGCRKTICLNSATAGLELVCRWFGLKEGDEVIVPAYTYCASANIILHCGAKPVLVDIDEKDFNISVNNIREAITENTKIIIPVDIGGWPCDYDLINELVNEPSIKAVFTPNNEVQKKLGRLLVMSDAAHSIGASMNGKMTGSLADITVFSFHAVKNLTTAEGGAVCMNLPEQFDCDEVYQILNIKSLHGQSKDALAKTQVGNWRYDVLEPGYKCNMMDIQAAIGLVELHRYDETLKRRKEIVNYYANALGQYDWAQIPDFISESKESSYHLFLLRIKDITEDQRDEIISKIFDKQVSVNVHFQPLPLLTAYNTRGYKMEDYPEAFNKYHNEITLPVYFDLTDSDLELVVNAVVESVSEVI; encoded by the coding sequence ATGTTAAAATTTTCTCCACCAAGATTAGATCAAACTACTGTAGATGCAGTGTCTGAAGTTTTATTATCAGGATGGATTACCACAGGTCCTAAAACAAAGCAATTTGAAAAGGAGATTAGTGATTATGTTGGATGCAGAAAAACAATTTGTTTGAATTCTGCAACAGCTGGTCTAGAACTTGTTTGTAGGTGGTTCGGGTTGAAAGAAGGAGATGAAGTTATTGTTCCAGCATACACCTATTGTGCTTCTGCAAATATTATTCTTCATTGTGGAGCCAAACCTGTATTAGTTGATATTGACGAAAAAGATTTTAATATATCCGTAAATAATATCAGAGAGGCCATAACTGAGAATACAAAAATTATTATTCCTGTTGATATTGGAGGTTGGCCTTGTGATTATGATCTAATTAATGAATTGGTGAATGAACCTTCTATTAAGGCTGTATTTACACCAAATAATGAGGTCCAAAAAAAGCTAGGTAGATTATTGGTCATGTCTGATGCTGCTCATAGCATTGGTGCAAGCATGAATGGTAAAATGACAGGTAGTTTAGCTGATATTACTGTGTTTTCATTTCATGCAGTAAAGAATCTTACAACAGCTGAGGGAGGTGCGGTTTGCATGAACCTACCAGAGCAGTTTGATTGTGATGAGGTTTACCAAATACTCAATATAAAATCTTTACACGGGCAATCTAAGGATGCGCTTGCAAAAACCCAGGTAGGGAATTGGAGATATGATGTGCTTGAGCCTGGATATAAGTGTAACATGATGGATATTCAAGCTGCCATAGGTTTGGTTGAGTTGCATAGATATGATGAAACACTTAAGCGCCGAAAAGAAATAGTGAACTATTATGCCAATGCTTTAGGTCAATATGATTGGGCACAAATTCCTGATTTTATTAGTGAAAGTAAAGAGTCTTCTTATCATCTATTTTTGTTGCGTATTAAGGATATTACAGAGGATCAACGTGATGAGATAATATCTAAAATATTTGATAAACAGGTTTCTGTAAATGTTCATTTTCAACCATTGCCATTATTGACGGCTTACAATACAAGAGGTTATAAGATGGAGGATTACCCTGAAGCTTTTAATAAGTATCACAACGAAATAACTTTACCGGTTTATTTTGACTTAACTGATAGTGATTTGGAATTGGTGGTAAATGCAGTTGTTGAGTCTGTTTCTGAAGTTATCTAA
- a CDS encoding T9SS type A sorting domain-containing protein, giving the protein MSLFNKISFLILWLGFSSLGYSQCTNLWSFGSAAAPTGTTTTTISFCTYQEEYNTLTSVVAGNTYQSDYDLGGCITVHSGTPGGPVVAFGSAPLTWTATVSGTYYIHYTLDCVFCITNTSCGTSTISCVSCGGGGGCSVVAPVPNDACYQQVVTNDTYCCDTDWDALCQSDYDACYYSTNCVAAPVPYDACYQQVINNDSYCCDTDWDIICQGDYDACSGGGTGCSGQTTNDFCNDAAILTQGSGTWSSTTSSTFTADLPGNISSEFCGSIENNSWYMFTALSTTETFPITSVFNCTSGWGIQAEVYEVTYDVNGCCTGFTSMSNCYNPASTTTGTVTATGLTVGQTYMLMVDGNAGDDCDFTVSNWTATGILPVELVELKGVAMPTRNFISWTTKSELNSDYFTVEKSYNGIDFNPIGKVDGAGNSSSILYYSFEDEDIRIGKVYYRLNQVDIDGKSELTEVIVLDREADEYGIVGIKPNPVVDVLFVELNPLVGANNGLLEIVDARGTTIYRDEINYDQYKLLEIDLKHIEAGVYMIKYTDKLGRVQMERFVKK; this is encoded by the coding sequence ATGAGTTTATTCAATAAAATATCATTCTTGATTTTGTGGCTAGGATTCTCTTCCTTAGGTTACTCCCAATGTACTAATCTATGGTCTTTTGGGTCGGCAGCTGCACCTACTGGTACAACTACAACAACTATTAGTTTCTGTACTTACCAGGAAGAGTATAATACTTTAACTAGTGTTGTGGCAGGTAATACATATCAATCAGATTATGATTTGGGTGGTTGTATTACTGTTCATAGTGGAACCCCAGGAGGTCCTGTTGTGGCATTTGGTAGTGCTCCTTTAACCTGGACAGCTACAGTTAGTGGAACGTATTACATACATTATACTTTAGATTGTGTTTTCTGTATCACTAATACAAGTTGTGGAACTTCTACAATTTCTTGTGTTTCTTGTGGTGGAGGAGGAGGCTGTTCAGTGGTAGCTCCTGTTCCAAATGATGCTTGTTATCAACAGGTAGTAACTAATGATACATATTGTTGTGATACAGATTGGGATGCACTTTGCCAATCTGATTATGATGCTTGTTATTATTCAACCAATTGTGTAGCTGCTCCAGTCCCTTATGATGCATGTTATCAGCAAGTAATTAATAATGATTCCTATTGCTGTGATACAGATTGGGATATCATTTGTCAGGGAGATTATGATGCGTGCTCAGGAGGTGGTACAGGTTGTTCAGGGCAAACTACAAATGACTTCTGCAATGATGCTGCAATTCTTACTCAGGGTTCAGGTACATGGTCAAGTACAACATCTTCTACCTTTACAGCAGATCTACCTGGTAATATAAGCTCTGAGTTTTGTGGTTCAATAGAGAATAATTCATGGTATATGTTTACTGCTTTATCCACAACTGAAACTTTTCCTATTACTTCAGTTTTTAATTGTACAAGTGGATGGGGAATTCAGGCTGAGGTTTATGAAGTTACCTATGATGTTAATGGATGCTGTACAGGATTTACATCTATGTCTAATTGTTATAACCCTGCATCTACTACCACAGGTACGGTTACTGCAACTGGTTTAACAGTAGGGCAAACTTATATGCTAATGGTAGATGGTAACGCTGGAGATGATTGTGATTTTACGGTATCTAACTGGACAGCGACCGGAATATTACCGGTAGAATTGGTAGAATTAAAAGGAGTAGCCATGCCAACTAGAAACTTTATTAGCTGGACTACTAAATCAGAGTTAAATAGCGATTATTTTACGGTTGAAAAATCTTATAACGGAATTGATTTTAATCCAATTGGAAAAGTTGATGGAGCTGGAAATTCATCATCTATTTTGTATTACAGTTTTGAAGATGAAGATATTCGAATTGGTAAAGTGTATTACAGATTAAATCAAGTTGATATTGATGGTAAATCAGAGTTAACGGAAGTAATTGTTTTAGACAGAGAAGCTGATGAATATGGTATAGTCGGAATAAAACCAAACCCTGTTGTTGATGTATTGTTTGTGGAGTTAAATCCTTTAGTGGGAGCAAATAACGGATTGCTTGAAATTGTAGATGCAAGAGGGACAACCATCTATAGGGATGAAATAAATTACGATCAATATAAGTTGTTAGAAATCGACCTGAAACATATTGAGGCTGGTGTGTATATGATTAAATATACAGACAAGTTAGGAAGAGTTCAAATGGAGAGATTCGTTAAAAAGTAA
- a CDS encoding co-chaperone GroES: MLKPLADRVLIEPAPAEEKTASGIIIPDTAKEKPLQGKVIAVGPGKKDEPMTVKEGDKVLYGQYSGTEIKLAGKSYLIMKEADVYGIIQ, translated from the coding sequence ATGTTAAAACCATTAGCAGATAGAGTTTTAATTGAGCCAGCACCGGCAGAAGAAAAAACAGCTAGCGGAATCATTATTCCGGATACAGCTAAAGAAAAACCACTTCAAGGAAAAGTAATAGCTGTTGGACCCGGAAAGAAAGACGAACCAATGACTGTTAAAGAAGGTGACAAAGTACTTTATGGTCAGTATTCAGGAACTGAAATCAAATTAGCCGGAAAATCTTATTTGATTATGAAGGAAGCTGACGTTTACGGAATCATTCAATAA